The Lutibacter sp. A64 genome segment CCATCGATGAAATGGAATATTTTTTTAACCAGTATGGAGAAGAAATATCAGGTAAACAAGTTATTCATGAAATAGATAACAATACAGCAAAACTAAAAAAAACAGAACCAAAATTTTATTCCCTTACGGTCAATCCTAGCGCTGATGAATTAAAACGATTGCAAAACAGTAGTGAGCAGTTAAAGCGATATACCCGAGAAGTGATGAAAGATTATGCGAACTCTTTTCATCGTGAAGAGCCAGTTACTGTAAATGATATAAAATACTTTGCCAAAATTGAACATACAAGAACTTACAAAGGCACAGATAAGAAAATTATAGAAAATCAACCCTTTGCAACAAAAATATTACAACTCAAAAACGACATTCGGAAAATTGAAAGAGGTGAAATGGAGGGAAATATTAAAAATATGGAAACGCAAATCAGCAAGCTAGACAAAGAAGCTCCTCACAGGCAGAATGGAAAACGCATTGTAAGAGGAATGCCTAAAGAAGGTTCACAAAGTCATATTCATA includes the following:
- the mobB gene encoding MobB family relaxase codes for the protein MYITITAQKLGANFAQSAADFVAYLEKENEGKAIDEMEYFFNQYGEEISGKQVIHEIDNNTAKLKKTEPKFYSLTVNPSADELKRLQNSSEQLKRYTREVMKDYANSFHREEPVTVNDIKYFAKIEHTRTYKGTDKKIIENQPFATKILQLKNDIRKIERGEMEGNIKNMETQISKLDKEAPHRQNGKRIVRGMPKEGSQSHIHIIVSRKDMSNKYSLSPGSKYKASETVLNGKPVKRGFNRDAFFKNSEKTFDNLFGDKRNYVETYTARKTFIKNPDKYFASIMGLPTNQRAIAFKLLNKTGMNTAMMNIPTNKVQLVLKAIKQLKRVLHKGIQSSSIGI